The Geoglobus acetivorans genome window below encodes:
- a CDS encoding ATPase domain-containing protein, whose protein sequence is MRLLSTGIRGLDAMLGGGIPEGYFVSVIGFFGTGKTTLGLHFINEGFSEGDSCLIISFDEDEESILATAENYGMDFSPGNGSIQVIKLDPLEVKKRFESFENELRHMFEKIMPARILVDSITVLETLFDDAGRYSFLSKLRGLLKSINATAVVTSECDKDNPLRSKFGILEYVSDGMISMRIYRENELEEATLAIEVLKMRRRAHMRIPRPYAITSSGIEVFLESELI, encoded by the coding sequence ATGAGGTTGCTTTCCACGGGCATACGGGGACTGGATGCCATGCTCGGAGGGGGAATCCCTGAAGGCTATTTTGTTTCAGTAATTGGCTTTTTTGGAACTGGAAAAACGACCTTGGGGTTGCATTTTATAAATGAGGGGTTCTCGGAGGGCGATAGCTGTCTGATCATCAGCTTCGACGAGGACGAGGAAAGCATTCTGGCCACAGCGGAGAACTATGGTATGGACTTTTCACCGGGCAATGGGAGTATACAGGTTATAAAACTCGACCCCCTCGAGGTCAAGAAGAGGTTTGAAAGTTTTGAAAATGAACTCAGACACATGTTCGAAAAGATAATGCCAGCGAGAATACTTGTAGACTCCATAACCGTTCTGGAGACACTCTTCGACGATGCCGGAAGGTATTCTTTCCTCTCAAAACTAAGAGGCCTTCTGAAATCTATAAACGCTACTGCAGTGGTCACGTCCGAGTGCGATAAGGACAATCCTCTCAGGTCAAAGTTCGGTATTCTCGAATACGTTTCTGATGGCATGATCTCCATGAGAATCTACAGGGAAAATGAGCTTGAAGAAGCCACACTGGCCATTGAGGTTCTGAAAATGAGGCGAAGAGCGCACATGCGCATTCCGAGACCGTATGCAATAACCTCTTCGGGGATAGAGGTATTTCTTGAATCGGAATTGATCTGA